In Lactococcus garvieae subsp. garvieae, the following proteins share a genomic window:
- a CDS encoding methylated-DNA--[protein]-cysteine S-methyltransferase: MKKPLYKNYIATPIGQMMSISDAEFLYRLDFTDQKDFQGKIASLDAPLLEHPTPVSCQLEEELQEYFARQRKSFKLPLAVQGTEFQQKVWKKVEEIPFGQTRTYKEIAQELAQPQASIAVGAANAANRFAIVIPCHRLKKSSGQLAGYAGGIWRKEWLLDFEENTTYDE; this comes from the coding sequence ATGAAGAAGCCCCTTTATAAAAACTATATCGCCACGCCCATTGGTCAAATGATGAGTATCAGTGATGCGGAGTTTCTTTACCGCTTAGATTTTACAGATCAAAAGGATTTTCAGGGGAAGATTGCAAGCTTGGATGCTCCTCTATTGGAACATCCAACTCCGGTTTCATGTCAACTAGAGGAAGAGCTGCAAGAGTATTTTGCAAGACAAAGAAAAAGTTTTAAACTCCCTTTAGCTGTGCAAGGCACAGAGTTTCAGCAAAAAGTCTGGAAAAAAGTTGAAGAGATTCCGTTTGGCCAAACAAGAACCTATAAAGAAATCGCACAAGAGCTCGCACAGCCGCAAGCCAGTATTGCAGTAGGCGCAGCAAATGCAGCCAATCGCTTTGCCATCGTGATTCCTTGTCATCGATTGAAAAAAAGCTCTGGGCAGCTGGCAGGTTATGCCGGAGGGATATGGCGTAAAGAATGGTTGTTGGATTTTGAGGAGAATACTACTTATGATGAATGA
- a CDS encoding methylated-DNA--[protein]-cysteine S-methyltransferase, with product MMNENIPLSVERNAKGQITQVFFDDQHEKTTYEDLNENQNFVLTTGTPFQQAVWLELPKIPAGTTISYQEMAARVGSPKAQQAVGQALARNPLPVVLPCHRVTRKDGSLGGFMGQEAAVDIKQSILNYEKSLDI from the coding sequence ATGATGAATGAGAATATTCCGCTTTCTGTGGAACGTAATGCTAAGGGACAGATTACACAGGTTTTTTTCGATGACCAACACGAAAAAACGACTTACGAAGACCTTAACGAGAACCAAAACTTTGTATTGACCACAGGAACACCATTTCAACAAGCTGTGTGGTTAGAACTTCCCAAAATTCCTGCGGGAACGACCATAAGTTATCAGGAAATGGCTGCGCGTGTCGGAAGTCCCAAAGCACAACAGGCTGTAGGGCAGGCTTTAGCACGTAATCCTTTGCCTGTCGTTTTACCCTGTCATCGTGTCACGCGTAAAGATGGAAGTTTGGGCGGTTTTATGGGCCAAGAAGCAGCAGTGGATATTAAACAAAGCATACTCAACTATGAAAAAAGCCTTGACATATAG
- a CDS encoding phosphatase PAP2 family protein yields MNKKLYYTAGLLTLVSFITLTAIVKLSYTHAPIPSIDSHLQTVAWHLQNNEVLVQISSVIAKFLGDTMGAVVGLIIAAIIFIKDKVSAIWLALVAGIAVGGNTLIKLVIGRDRPDIHRIAAFTNEPGKSFASGHTTFAVVLFGCLFFILLHYLTSVWSKTLVGLIAVGLIFLTMFSRVLLGVHYPSDTLGGLLWGLSVICLTYPTYLHYKNSEKPQRYVPKSMREAA; encoded by the coding sequence ATGAATAAAAAACTTTACTATACTGCTGGTTTACTTACTCTGGTGAGTTTTATCACACTGACTGCCATTGTAAAACTGTCTTATACACACGCACCTATTCCAAGTATTGATTCGCATTTACAAACAGTTGCTTGGCATCTTCAAAACAATGAAGTTCTGGTTCAGATTTCAAGTGTAATTGCGAAGTTTCTTGGCGACACGATGGGCGCTGTAGTTGGTCTTATTATTGCTGCCATTATTTTCATCAAAGATAAGGTTTCAGCAATATGGTTAGCTCTTGTAGCCGGAATTGCTGTGGGAGGAAATACCTTAATTAAGTTAGTTATTGGCCGTGACCGCCCTGACATTCATCGTATTGCCGCCTTTACAAATGAGCCTGGAAAAAGTTTTGCCAGTGGACATACAACCTTTGCTGTAGTTCTCTTCGGCTGTCTCTTTTTCATCCTCTTGCACTATCTCACTTCTGTATGGAGCAAGACTTTGGTGGGCCTTATCGCTGTGGGATTAATTTTTTTAACAATGTTTTCACGCGTACTTCTTGGGGTACACTATCCTTCGGATACTTTAGGCGGCTTACTTTGGGGACTTTCAGTCATCTGCCTCACTTATCCAACTTATCTTCATTATAAAAACTCAGAAAAACCTCAGCGCTACGTGCCTAAAAGCATGAGAGAAGCGGCCTAA
- the pepA gene encoding glutamyl aminopeptidase — translation MTLFNKIKEITEIQATSGYEAPMRDYLRARMVELGYTPETDGLGGIFVTKESKTENAPRVMIAAHMDEVGFMVSSIKADGTLRVVTLGGWNPLVVSAQRFTLFTREGKKIPVVTGGLPPHLLRGAAGAPAMPQVEDIIFDGGFMSKEEVLEFGIRQGDVIVPESETILTANGKNVISKAWDNRYGCLMVLELLDYLKDKELPVTLIIGANVQEEVGLRGAHVSTTKFNPEVFFAVDCSPATDTFGNDNGRLGEGSLLRYYDPGHIMLPGMKDFLLNTAEVNGIKTQAYISKGGTDAGAAHLQNEGVPSTTIGVCARYIHSHQTIFNMDDFTEAQNFIRAIVTTLDQEKIAAIKNY, via the coding sequence ATGACTCTATTTAACAAAATTAAAGAAATAACTGAAATTCAAGCAACAAGTGGCTATGAAGCGCCAATGCGTGACTATCTTCGTGCACGTATGGTGGAACTTGGCTATACGCCTGAAACTGATGGTCTGGGTGGTATCTTTGTCACTAAAGAAAGCAAAACAGAAAATGCACCTCGTGTCATGATTGCGGCTCACATGGATGAAGTAGGCTTCATGGTATCTTCAATTAAAGCAGATGGTACATTACGTGTGGTTACACTGGGGGGATGGAATCCGTTGGTCGTTAGTGCACAACGCTTTACGCTATTCACACGTGAAGGTAAAAAAATACCTGTTGTGACTGGTGGCTTGCCACCACATCTTTTACGTGGAGCAGCGGGCGCTCCTGCTATGCCTCAAGTGGAAGATATCATCTTTGACGGTGGTTTCATGAGCAAAGAAGAAGTTTTAGAATTTGGGATTCGTCAAGGTGACGTTATCGTACCTGAATCTGAAACAATTTTAACTGCTAATGGTAAAAATGTTATCAGTAAAGCCTGGGATAATCGTTATGGGTGTCTTATGGTCTTGGAACTTTTGGACTACCTTAAAGACAAAGAATTACCAGTAACCTTGATTATCGGTGCGAATGTTCAGGAAGAAGTTGGCCTTCGCGGTGCCCATGTTTCAACAACTAAATTTAATCCTGAAGTTTTCTTTGCCGTTGACTGTTCTCCCGCAACAGATACTTTTGGAAACGATAACGGTCGCCTTGGTGAAGGCTCACTTCTTCGTTATTACGACCCAGGTCATATCATGCTTCCTGGCATGAAAGACTTCCTCCTCAATACAGCAGAAGTTAATGGGATCAAAACACAGGCTTACATCTCAAAAGGTGGAACAGACGCTGGTGCAGCACACTTGCAAAACGAAGGCGTGCCTTCAACAACTATTGGTGTTTGTGCCCGTTATATCCATAGTCACCAAACCATCTTCAACATGGATGACTTCACAGAAGCGCAAAACTTTATCCGAGCTATCGTTACTACTCTTGACCAAGAAAAAATTGCAGCTATTAAAAATTACTAA
- a CDS encoding thioredoxin family protein — translation MIIPQNYEELAEIVKSEGKHVLFFTAGWCPDCTFIKPKMPELEAEFSDFDFVEVDRDEFMDLAIEWGIMGIPSFVTLENGKETGRLVNKLRKTKEEVSEFLKGVDK, via the coding sequence ATGATTATTCCACAAAATTATGAGGAACTGGCTGAAATTGTAAAATCAGAAGGGAAACATGTCCTGTTTTTCACTGCAGGATGGTGCCCAGACTGTACTTTTATCAAACCAAAAATGCCAGAATTAGAAGCAGAATTTTCAGATTTTGATTTTGTAGAAGTTGACCGTGACGAATTCATGGACCTGGCTATTGAATGGGGAATCATGGGGATTCCTAGCTTTGTAACTCTTGAAAATGGTAAAGAAACAGGGCGCTTAGTCAATAAACTACGTAAAACTAAAGAAGAAGTAAGTGAATTTTTGAAGGGTGTAGATAAATAA
- the ytpR gene encoding YtpR family tRNA-binding protein, which produces MIATYNKNVGDVLMLIVANNEGAEVTYERKADVARIFREDTGQTVGWNIFDIKKDWPDVAQGQNDLSEHQVAELNEKLKAAGFDEQLTYDGQPKFVVAEILTMEDHADSDHLHVCQVEVGLDAPVQIVCGAPNAFVGMKTVAALPGAMMPSGSLIWPGALRGVPSYGMLCSARELDLPNAPQVRGIIELNTDLEAGLAFDATSMWQA; this is translated from the coding sequence ATGATTGCAACGTATAATAAAAATGTTGGTGATGTTCTCATGCTAATTGTAGCAAACAATGAGGGAGCAGAAGTAACTTATGAACGTAAAGCAGATGTTGCGCGTATCTTCCGCGAAGATACAGGGCAAACAGTGGGCTGGAATATTTTCGATATCAAAAAAGATTGGCCAGATGTGGCACAGGGACAAAATGATTTATCGGAGCATCAAGTAGCGGAACTTAATGAAAAACTTAAGGCTGCTGGTTTTGACGAACAGCTCACATATGACGGTCAACCTAAATTTGTAGTTGCTGAGATTCTGACAATGGAAGACCATGCAGACAGCGATCATTTGCATGTGTGCCAAGTAGAAGTTGGTTTAGACGCACCCGTTCAAATCGTTTGCGGTGCGCCAAATGCCTTTGTTGGCATGAAAACAGTAGCGGCTTTGCCTGGTGCAATGATGCCTTCGGGCTCTTTAATCTGGCCAGGCGCTTTGCGTGGCGTTCCTTCTTATGGTATGCTCTGTTCAGCACGCGAACTTGACTTGCCAAATGCACCGCAAGTTCGTGGTATCATTGAATTGAATACAGATTTAGAAGCTGGATTAGCTTTTGATGCTACAAGCATGTGGCAAGCCTAA
- the ssb gene encoding single-stranded DNA-binding protein — protein MNKTLLVGRLVADPELTKTSNGKSLLRINLAVKRRYKNASGEKDTDFFTLVFWEKQAEHCMSYAKKGALLAVEGEIRSRSYVDKNEQKRYVTEVLVKAFDLLESRATVAMRQDSIESSALNLKEDELPF, from the coding sequence ATGAATAAAACGTTATTGGTGGGTCGACTCGTTGCGGATCCAGAACTTACTAAAACATCCAATGGGAAAAGTCTATTGAGGATAAATCTCGCTGTCAAGCGACGTTATAAAAATGCTTCAGGTGAAAAAGACACAGACTTTTTTACTTTGGTCTTTTGGGAAAAACAGGCGGAACACTGTATGTCTTATGCTAAAAAAGGAGCCTTGCTTGCTGTGGAAGGTGAGATACGAAGCAGGAGTTATGTGGACAAGAATGAACAAAAACGCTATGTGACAGAAGTACTCGTAAAAGCATTTGATCTTTTGGAAAGTCGCGCAACTGTTGCCATGCGACAAGATTCTATAGAAAGTAGTGCGCTTAATTTAAAAGAAGACGAATTACCATTTTAA